One Streptosporangium sp. NBC_01495 DNA window includes the following coding sequences:
- a CDS encoding helix-turn-helix domain-containing protein: MDSGAQSPRPAGETGTPDRSAADDGTLERPAAGTGTPVRPAAGTHAPGRPSAATDRPAVDGGTLDIGRRIRRLREERGISLSALARGAGVGKATLSGLENGTRNPTLETLWAITAELGVPLAMAVGTPPVDAGGSETAETAPVIHGTAAEGTLLQVFEDEGVTYELYRMVIRPGVAQVSPAHHEGVTEHMTVFAGTLSAGPTGAPLRAGPGEHISWRSDVPHAYVVLGDQDVHASLLIRYPRR, encoded by the coding sequence ATGGACTCCGGAGCACAAAGCCCCAGGCCCGCCGGGGAAACCGGCACGCCAGACCGATCCGCCGCGGACGACGGCACCCTCGAACGACCCGCCGCGGGCACCGGCACGCCCGTCAGGCCCGCCGCGGGCACCCACGCGCCCGGCAGGCCCTCAGCGGCCACCGACCGGCCCGCCGTGGACGGCGGGACGCTCGACATCGGGCGGCGGATTCGCCGGCTGCGCGAGGAGCGCGGCATCTCCCTGTCGGCCCTCGCCCGCGGCGCCGGTGTCGGCAAGGCCACGCTCTCCGGCCTGGAGAACGGCACCCGCAACCCCACCCTGGAGACCCTCTGGGCGATCACCGCCGAGCTCGGCGTCCCCCTCGCGATGGCCGTCGGCACCCCGCCGGTGGACGCGGGCGGGAGCGAGACGGCCGAGACGGCCCCCGTCATCCACGGGACGGCCGCCGAGGGGACGCTGCTCCAGGTCTTCGAGGACGAGGGGGTGACGTACGAGCTCTACCGGATGGTGATCCGCCCCGGGGTGGCGCAGGTCTCGCCCGCCCACCACGAGGGCGTCACCGAGCACATGACCGTCTTCGCCGGAACGCTCAGCGCGGGACCGACCGGGGCTCCCCTGCGCGCCGGCCCCGGCGAGCACATCTCCTGGCGGTCGGACGTCCCGCACGCGTACGTCGTCCTCGGTGACCAGGACGTCCACGCCAGCCTGCTCATCCGCTACCCGCGCCGCTGA
- the rho gene encoding transcription termination factor Rho, protein MTTEPVFKEPTIEKITAKKVPRPRGGDPGSTGKAPRRNGAATTGRSSGHDAPVETVTGLLDIRDRTGYIRTGGYLPSPRDVRVPHSQISEYGLRPGDLVVATARAPYERLEGVESVNGAAARRHRPDFADMTPIHPRDRLRLETGSLTGRVVDLFTPIGKGQRGLIVAPPKAGKTMVLQDLAAAVTANHPDCHLMVVLVGERPEEVTEMRESIHGEVAASTFDRPDRDHTAVAELAVERAKRLAEAGHDVVLLLDSLTRLARAYNNLAPGGGRTLAGGIDATALLPPRRFFGAARNLRDGGSLTILATALVETGSRMDDSLFEEFKGTGNMELRLSRALADKRLYPAVDLDASSTRREEILLDPRERQLTWRLRRTLGGLERQQALELLTGRLSETPSNAVFLQQIQQTA, encoded by the coding sequence ATGACCACGGAACCCGTTTTCAAAGAACCCACCATCGAAAAAATCACCGCGAAGAAGGTGCCGCGTCCCCGAGGAGGCGACCCGGGCAGCACCGGGAAAGCCCCCCGCCGGAACGGCGCGGCCACGACCGGCCGGTCCTCCGGGCACGACGCCCCCGTCGAGACCGTGACCGGCCTGCTCGACATCCGCGACCGTACCGGATACATCCGGACCGGCGGATACCTGCCGTCCCCGCGCGACGTCCGCGTGCCCCACTCCCAGATCTCCGAGTACGGCCTGCGCCCCGGCGACCTCGTCGTGGCCACCGCACGCGCCCCATACGAAAGGCTGGAGGGGGTGGAGAGCGTGAACGGCGCCGCCGCCCGGCGGCACAGGCCCGACTTCGCGGACATGACCCCGATCCACCCGCGCGACCGGCTCCGCCTGGAGACCGGATCGCTGACCGGCAGGGTCGTCGACCTGTTCACGCCGATCGGCAAGGGCCAGCGCGGGCTGATCGTCGCCCCGCCCAAGGCGGGCAAGACGATGGTCCTGCAGGACCTGGCCGCCGCCGTCACCGCCAACCACCCGGACTGCCACCTCATGGTCGTGCTCGTCGGCGAGCGCCCCGAGGAGGTCACCGAGATGCGCGAGTCCATCCACGGCGAGGTCGCCGCGTCCACGTTCGACCGTCCCGACCGCGACCACACCGCCGTCGCCGAGCTCGCCGTCGAGCGCGCCAAGCGTCTCGCGGAGGCCGGGCACGACGTCGTCCTCCTCCTCGACTCCCTCACCCGGCTCGCCCGCGCGTACAACAACCTCGCCCCCGGCGGCGGGCGCACCCTCGCCGGAGGCATCGACGCCACGGCCCTGCTCCCCCCGCGCCGCTTCTTCGGCGCCGCACGCAACCTGCGCGACGGCGGCTCGCTGACCATCCTCGCCACCGCGCTGGTCGAGACCGGCTCGCGGATGGACGACAGCCTCTTCGAGGAGTTCAAAGGCACCGGCAACATGGAGTTGCGCCTCAGCCGCGCCCTCGCCGACAAGCGCCTCTACCCCGCCGTCGACCTCGACGCCTCGAGCACCCGCCGCGAGGAGATCCTCCTCGACCCCCGGGAGCGGCAGCTCACCTGGCGGCTGCGCCGCACGCTGGGCGGCCTGGAGCGGCAGCAGGCCCTGGAGCTCCTCACCGGCAGGCTCAGCGAGACCCCCTCCAACGCGGTCTTCCTCCAGCAGATCCAGCAGACCGCCTGA
- a CDS encoding PP2C family protein-serine/threonine phosphatase — translation MTSAPRAVLAATFAPGHTAVPAARRFTIEVMTAWAAASVLGVAERLAADLSSQVTDVPFEIVWSHLGDGLQIEVRQRQAPERSPGAPSVPVEEWGVTFAGQQRTHWARIRLPGSSGRPSSEWTAEEPSRGPIWMGFLADASDLLAGTLDPDMVPAIISQIVVPRLATWCAVYTWSNGGGPQRPAYLWHTDERRIDELREELASVQIPQDGGSMQLADSQMLVIPLLARGRTLGAMCLGRPDRFAEDVFQYAEDIGRRAALALDNALLYATQAAANRALQRSLLPPDEPGEIPGLDPAVVYEPAGETNEVGGDFYDLFAAGDGSWRFAVGDVCGTGPEAAAVTGLARHTLRLLAREGYGVAAVLDRLNQAILDEGERARFLTLLHGEITPVPSGLDVAMVSAGHPEALRLRPSGVVEAVVTSQSLLGVFPEATFKAELVHLDPGDVLLAVTDGVTERRRDGRLLDDDAGLAKLLAECAGLSARAVAERIRRAVQDFAPEPSADDMAIVVLRAR, via the coding sequence GTGACCAGTGCTCCACGCGCCGTCCTGGCGGCGACCTTCGCCCCGGGACACACGGCCGTCCCTGCCGCCAGGCGATTCACCATCGAGGTGATGACCGCCTGGGCCGCCGCGTCCGTTCTGGGGGTCGCCGAGCGGCTGGCCGCCGACCTGTCGTCGCAGGTGACCGACGTCCCCTTCGAGATCGTCTGGAGCCATCTGGGCGACGGGCTGCAGATCGAGGTGCGCCAGAGGCAGGCCCCCGAGAGGAGCCCCGGCGCCCCGTCCGTACCGGTGGAGGAATGGGGTGTCACCTTCGCCGGTCAGCAGCGCACGCACTGGGCCAGGATCCGGCTGCCCGGCTCCTCCGGACGGCCGTCCTCGGAGTGGACCGCCGAGGAACCCAGCCGCGGGCCGATATGGATGGGTTTTCTCGCCGACGCCAGCGATCTCCTGGCGGGCACCCTCGACCCTGACATGGTGCCCGCGATCATCTCGCAGATCGTGGTGCCGCGGCTGGCCACCTGGTGTGCCGTCTACACATGGAGCAACGGCGGCGGCCCGCAGCGTCCAGCCTACCTCTGGCACACCGACGAGCGGCGCATCGACGAACTCCGGGAGGAGCTCGCCAGTGTCCAGATCCCGCAGGACGGCGGGTCCATGCAGCTCGCCGACTCGCAGATGCTGGTCATCCCGCTCCTCGCGCGCGGGCGCACGCTGGGCGCGATGTGCCTGGGGCGGCCCGACCGGTTCGCCGAGGACGTGTTCCAGTACGCCGAGGACATCGGCCGCCGCGCCGCGCTCGCCCTCGACAACGCCCTGCTGTACGCCACCCAGGCGGCGGCCAACCGGGCGCTCCAGCGCAGCCTGCTCCCTCCCGACGAGCCGGGCGAGATCCCCGGTCTCGACCCCGCGGTGGTCTACGAGCCCGCCGGGGAGACCAACGAGGTCGGCGGCGACTTCTACGACCTCTTCGCGGCCGGTGACGGTTCCTGGCGGTTCGCGGTGGGCGACGTCTGCGGGACCGGCCCCGAGGCCGCCGCGGTCACCGGCCTCGCCCGCCACACCCTGCGCCTGCTCGCGCGGGAGGGGTACGGGGTGGCCGCCGTCCTCGACCGCCTCAACCAGGCCATCCTGGACGAGGGCGAGCGTGCCCGGTTCCTGACGCTGCTGCACGGGGAGATCACGCCCGTGCCGAGCGGCCTGGACGTGGCGATGGTCTCCGCCGGGCACCCGGAGGCGCTGCGGCTGCGGCCCAGCGGCGTCGTGGAGGCCGTGGTGACCTCGCAGTCGCTGCTGGGCGTCTTCCCCGAGGCGACTTTCAAGGCGGAGCTCGTCCACCTCGACCCCGGTGACGTGCTTCTCGCGGTGACCGACGGGGTCACCGAGCGTCGCAGGGACGGGCGGCTGCTCGACGACGACGCGGGGCTGGCCAAGCTGCTGGCCGAGTGCGCGGGACTGTCGGCGCGGGCGGTCGCCGAGCGGATCCGCCGCGCGGTCCAGGACTTCGCCCCCGAGCCGAGCGCCGACGACATGGCGATCGTGGTCCTGCGGGCCCGCTGA
- a CDS encoding S9 family peptidase, giving the protein MKAEERWQARFRAPRATLPVWAGQAPSRSVYRSNASGAWEVYAWDRAGGSTRQATSRPKGTSHGAIDPTGQWIWWFDDTDGDEWGRWMRQPFYGGPDQPIDLAPGFPAGLGLSATGDAVIGMARPGQGFTIHLIQPGEPARTIYEHAEAAAVSAVSLDGSLIAISHSERGDARHPGLRVLRRNGEVVGDLHDGPGKGVVGLRFAPVSGDRRLLTLHERRGRREPLVWDPETGDQREIWLRDPGEITADWYGDGRSLLVVRGNRGRTYLTRYDLPGGGFFPIETQHGVIDAAAPRPDGSVEYSWSSGAHPPLIRSTSGHVVMNHGGPTSPPSVPVEDVDVEGPGGRIHALVSRPERGSGPFPTVFVLHGGPTAQDDDSFVPQVAAWVDLGFAVVRVNYRGSTGYGSAWRNALHGDVGHIELADVAAVRDAMVDRGVCDPDRLVLSGASWGGYLTLLGLGTQPKMWAAGIATVPIADHVATYEEETEALRSYHRALLGGSPEEQRERYVNSSPITYVDQVEAPLLILAGENDPRCPIGQIEAYVTRLAERDHDHRVYRYDAGHGSLVVSERIAQMSAQLEFARKHVKTDI; this is encoded by the coding sequence ATGAAGGCGGAGGAGCGCTGGCAGGCCAGGTTCCGTGCGCCGCGCGCGACGTTGCCCGTGTGGGCGGGCCAGGCTCCCAGCCGGTCCGTCTACCGCAGCAACGCCTCGGGGGCGTGGGAGGTCTACGCCTGGGACCGCGCGGGTGGCTCCACCCGCCAGGCGACCTCACGGCCCAAGGGCACCTCGCACGGCGCGATCGATCCCACCGGGCAGTGGATCTGGTGGTTCGACGACACCGACGGCGACGAGTGGGGCCGGTGGATGCGCCAGCCCTTCTACGGCGGCCCCGACCAGCCGATCGACCTCGCCCCCGGCTTCCCCGCCGGGCTCGGGCTCTCGGCGACGGGCGACGCGGTCATCGGCATGGCCAGGCCGGGGCAGGGCTTCACCATCCATCTCATACAGCCGGGCGAGCCCGCGCGGACGATCTACGAGCACGCCGAGGCGGCCGCCGTCTCCGCGGTCTCCCTGGACGGCTCGCTGATCGCGATCAGCCACAGCGAGCGCGGCGACGCCCGGCACCCCGGGCTGCGCGTGCTCCGGCGCAACGGCGAGGTCGTCGGCGACCTGCACGACGGCCCCGGCAAGGGCGTCGTCGGCCTGCGCTTCGCACCGGTGTCCGGAGACCGCCGCCTGCTCACCCTGCACGAGCGCAGGGGCCGTCGCGAGCCTCTCGTCTGGGACCCCGAGACCGGCGACCAGCGGGAGATCTGGCTGCGCGACCCGGGCGAGATCACCGCCGACTGGTACGGCGACGGCCGCTCGCTGCTCGTCGTGCGAGGCAACCGGGGCCGCACCTATCTGACCCGCTACGACCTTCCCGGCGGCGGGTTCTTCCCGATCGAGACCCAGCACGGCGTGATCGACGCCGCCGCGCCCCGCCCTGACGGCTCCGTCGAGTACTCCTGGTCCAGCGGGGCCCACCCGCCACTGATCCGGTCGACCAGCGGCCACGTGGTGATGAACCACGGCGGTCCCACCTCACCCCCGTCGGTCCCGGTCGAGGACGTGGACGTGGAGGGGCCCGGTGGCCGCATCCACGCCCTGGTCTCGCGCCCCGAGCGCGGCTCCGGCCCCTTCCCCACGGTCTTCGTGCTGCACGGCGGCCCCACCGCGCAGGACGACGACTCCTTCGTGCCGCAGGTGGCCGCCTGGGTGGATCTCGGCTTCGCGGTCGTACGGGTCAACTACCGGGGATCCACCGGCTACGGCTCCGCCTGGCGGAACGCCCTGCACGGCGACGTCGGGCACATCGAGCTGGCCGACGTGGCCGCCGTCAGGGACGCCATGGTCGACCGCGGCGTCTGCGACCCCGACCGGCTGGTACTGTCCGGCGCCTCCTGGGGCGGCTACCTCACGCTGCTCGGCCTGGGCACCCAGCCCAAGATGTGGGCGGCGGGCATCGCCACTGTGCCGATCGCCGACCACGTCGCCACCTACGAGGAGGAGACGGAGGCGCTGCGCTCCTACCACCGCGCGCTGCTCGGCGGCTCACCCGAGGAGCAGCGCGAGCGGTACGTGAACAGCTCGCCGATCACCTACGTCGACCAGGTCGAGGCGCCGCTGCTGATCCTCGCCGGGGAGAACGACCCGCGCTGCCCGATCGGGCAGATCGAGGCGTACGTGACCCGGCTCGCCGAGCGCGACCACGATCACAGGGTGTACCGCTACGACGCGGGCCACGGCTCCCTGGTCGTCTCCGAGCGCATCGCGCAGATGTCGGCGCAGCTGGAATTCGCCCGAAAGCATGTGAAGACCGACATATAG
- a CDS encoding MFS transporter produces MTPRSMAILFWATGVLAYVVAVFHRQSLGVAGIEAAARLGVGAAGLSVLAMCQLLVYAGMQVPVGILVDRLGSKRMLVLGAVVMACGELVFALAAGLLPGIAGRALIGCGDAMTFISVIRLVGLSFPAHRNPLMVQLTGLLGQLGAIASAVPLIHSLHTYGWTPTFAGAAVVGLVSAFLLVTVLRDARPERTGAPPSLKAAWAEPGTRLGMWTHAATQCSAAAFLLLWGYPFLVRGQGLTPATAGVLLTTLTLCGMVCGPLLGYLAGRFPFHRSRMVLIVIGTTAGAWTAVLVWPGRAPLWLLVALVVVLAANGPGSMIGFDYARTFNPATRIGAATGIVNGGGFVASVSVIALIGVTLDLMGDNGLDDFRWAFAAQYPIWALGAVQVVRYRGKARRRSLPAAQASS; encoded by the coding sequence ATGACACCACGGTCCATGGCGATTCTCTTCTGGGCCACGGGTGTACTCGCCTACGTCGTCGCCGTCTTCCACCGGCAGTCGCTGGGGGTGGCGGGCATCGAGGCGGCGGCGAGGCTCGGCGTCGGGGCGGCGGGGCTCTCGGTCCTGGCCATGTGCCAGCTGCTGGTCTACGCGGGCATGCAGGTGCCCGTCGGGATACTGGTCGACCGACTCGGCTCCAAGCGCATGCTGGTCCTGGGAGCCGTGGTGATGGCCTGCGGCGAGCTCGTCTTCGCCCTGGCCGCAGGGCTGCTGCCGGGTATCGCCGGGCGGGCGCTGATCGGGTGCGGGGACGCGATGACGTTCATCAGCGTGATCAGGCTGGTCGGCCTCTCCTTCCCCGCCCACCGCAACCCGCTGATGGTCCAGCTCACCGGCCTGCTCGGCCAGCTCGGCGCGATCGCCTCCGCGGTGCCCCTCATCCACTCCCTGCACACGTACGGCTGGACGCCGACCTTCGCGGGCGCCGCCGTCGTGGGCCTGGTCTCCGCGTTCCTGCTGGTCACGGTGCTGCGCGACGCCCGCCCCGAGCGTACGGGGGCGCCGCCGAGCCTGAAGGCCGCCTGGGCCGAGCCGGGCACCCGGCTGGGCATGTGGACCCACGCGGCCACCCAGTGCTCGGCGGCGGCGTTCCTGCTGCTGTGGGGGTATCCGTTCCTGGTCCGGGGACAGGGACTGACCCCCGCGACGGCGGGCGTGCTGCTGACCACGCTGACCCTGTGCGGCATGGTGTGCGGGCCGCTGCTCGGCTACCTCGCCGGACGGTTCCCCTTCCACCGCTCCCGGATGGTGCTCATCGTGATCGGCACCACCGCCGGGGCGTGGACCGCCGTGCTGGTCTGGCCGGGACGGGCACCGCTCTGGCTGCTGGTGGCGCTCGTGGTGGTGCTGGCGGCGAACGGCCCGGGGTCGATGATCGGCTTCGACTACGCCAGGACCTTCAACCCGGCCACCCGGATCGGCGCGGCCACCGGCATCGTGAACGGCGGAGGCTTCGTCGCGTCAGTGTCGGTGATCGCCCTGATCGGCGTCACCCTCGACCTCATGGGCGACAACGGCCTGGACGACTTCCGCTGGGCGTTCGCCGCGCAGTACCCGATCTGGGCGCTGGGCGCCGTCCAGGTCGTCCGCTACCGGGGCAAGGCACGGCGGCGCTCGCTCCCGGCCGCCCAGGCGAGCTCCTGA
- a CDS encoding benzoate/H(+) symporter BenE family transporter: MTRLLQPVLAGVVTAVVGFASSFAVVLAGLRAVGADQRQAASGLLVLCLFIGVVAVWLGLRQRVPIVIAWSTPGSALLVATGTVEGGFPVAVGAFVVSGLLLTAAGLFPVLGRWISAIPTPIAGAMLAGVLLDLCVAPVRALAEIPLMAGPVVLTWALLSRFARRWAVPVALLVAVAAIALTGPGLGAVDVRPVLEVTVPSWSAQAIVSVALPLFLVTMASQNVPGMAVLAGYGYRPPLRGILVSTGLASTLGAPLGGHAVNLAAISAALSAGPDADPDPARRWIASVTSGASMIVLGIGSGLATALVLLSPPLLVEAVAGLALLGALVSAVASAVADPEGREAAAVTFVVTASGLTLLGVGAAFWGLVAGGLMTLLHRRGKTAGTPADEIPADETVSDEAVPGGDGGSPIAGEGGPDMPQPVRPEGRTG; encoded by the coding sequence ATGACACGCCTGCTTCAACCCGTGCTCGCCGGAGTCGTGACCGCGGTGGTCGGTTTCGCCAGTTCCTTCGCCGTGGTCCTGGCGGGGCTCAGGGCCGTGGGCGCCGACCAGCGGCAGGCGGCGTCGGGGCTGCTCGTCCTCTGCCTGTTCATCGGCGTGGTGGCCGTCTGGCTGGGCCTGCGGCAGCGCGTTCCGATCGTCATCGCCTGGTCCACCCCGGGGTCGGCGCTGCTGGTCGCGACCGGGACCGTGGAGGGCGGTTTTCCCGTCGCGGTCGGGGCGTTCGTGGTCTCGGGACTCCTCCTCACCGCCGCCGGTCTCTTCCCCGTCCTGGGCCGGTGGATCTCGGCCATCCCCACGCCGATCGCCGGTGCCATGCTCGCCGGGGTCCTGCTCGATCTGTGTGTCGCGCCGGTCAGGGCGCTCGCCGAGATACCGCTGATGGCGGGTCCCGTCGTGCTCACCTGGGCGCTGCTGAGCAGGTTCGCCCGCAGGTGGGCGGTCCCGGTGGCCCTCCTCGTCGCCGTCGCGGCCATCGCCCTGACCGGTCCGGGGCTGGGGGCGGTGGACGTGCGGCCGGTGCTTGAGGTGACCGTCCCGTCCTGGAGCGCCCAGGCGATAGTCAGCGTCGCGCTCCCGCTGTTCCTGGTCACCATGGCCTCGCAGAACGTGCCGGGCATGGCGGTCCTCGCCGGGTACGGCTACCGTCCCCCGCTGCGCGGGATCCTCGTCTCCACCGGCCTGGCGAGCACGCTCGGTGCCCCGCTGGGCGGCCACGCGGTGAACCTGGCGGCGATCAGCGCCGCGCTGTCCGCCGGGCCCGACGCCGATCCCGATCCGGCCCGCCGGTGGATCGCCTCGGTCACCTCGGGCGCCTCGATGATCGTTCTCGGTATCGGCTCGGGGCTGGCCACCGCGCTCGTCCTGCTCTCCCCGCCGCTGCTCGTCGAGGCCGTCGCCGGTCTCGCCCTGCTCGGCGCGCTCGTCTCGGCCGTCGCCTCCGCCGTCGCCGACCCCGAGGGCAGGGAGGCCGCGGCCGTCACCTTCGTGGTCACCGCGTCGGGACTGACGCTCCTGGGCGTGGGCGCCGCCTTCTGGGGACTCGTCGCGGGCGGGCTCATGACACTCCTGCACCGTCGAGGGAAAACCGCCGGGACCCCGGCGGACGAGATCCCGGCGGACGAGACCGTGTCAGATGAGGCCGTACCGGGTGGCGACGGGGGTTCGCCGATCGCGGGCGAGGGGGGTCCGGACATGCCGCAGCCGGTGCGGCCCGAGGGGCGCACCGGCTGA
- a CDS encoding MBL fold metallo-hydrolase has translation MLHQSITVAGVEVFPLCDAVGPMGEAIRRPMSQMFPGGRHGESDEWILHFHCYLLRDAAGRTVLVDTGIGPHDSPAASWAPVPGALGAELARVGTAPGEVDAVVITHLHSDHASGAVVAGSPVFGNARHVLQRAEIDAAGEAILDHVVRPLGERVQVVDGGAEVLPGVRVLLTPGHTPGHQVVQVGDLVLTGDVVLHPVQLEDPRVPYLYDADPELAAVTRVELLDRVRAEGGTIGTAHFAEPFTRIV, from the coding sequence ATGCTACATCAGTCCATAACAGTCGCCGGGGTCGAGGTGTTCCCGCTGTGCGACGCGGTGGGGCCGATGGGCGAGGCGATCCGGCGGCCGATGTCGCAGATGTTCCCCGGGGGCCGCCACGGCGAGTCGGACGAGTGGATCCTGCACTTCCACTGCTACCTGCTGCGCGACGCGGCGGGCCGCACGGTGCTGGTCGACACCGGCATCGGCCCCCACGACTCGCCCGCGGCGAGCTGGGCACCGGTGCCCGGCGCCCTGGGCGCGGAGCTGGCCCGGGTGGGGACCGCTCCCGGCGAGGTGGACGCCGTGGTCATCACGCACCTGCACAGCGACCACGCGAGCGGTGCGGTGGTCGCGGGGTCGCCGGTCTTCGGCAACGCCCGGCACGTCCTGCAGCGCGCCGAGATCGACGCGGCGGGCGAGGCGATCCTCGATCACGTCGTCCGGCCGCTGGGCGAGCGGGTACAGGTGGTGGACGGCGGGGCGGAGGTGCTGCCCGGCGTCCGGGTGCTGCTCACGCCGGGCCACACCCCGGGCCACCAGGTCGTCCAGGTCGGTGATCTGGTGCTGACCGGCGACGTGGTGCTGCATCCGGTGCAACTGGAGGATCCGCGGGTGCCCTACCTCTACGACGCCGACCCCGAGCTGGCCGCGGTCACGCGCGTGGAGCTGCTCGACCGGGTCAGGGCGGAGGGCGGGACGATCGGCACCGCCCACTTCGCCGAGCCCTTCACGAGGATCGTCTGA
- a CDS encoding magnesium transporter CorA family protein, with translation MDRTRLYRNGVLEAEGFPIDDISEHVGDESAVVWFDLCSPTQADLAKISEELGLHPLAVEDALHSHQRPKLDTYDSHLFITTYAARLMEEGIDFIEVSIFATKNALVTVRENPEFDIDEVLRRWDANSVMVKFGVPYLLHGLLDYIVDGYFDVLQGVDDRVEELEDNLFQDNPGDMPHIQRRTFEMHKKLVRFRRLAVPTREVVGSLLRRQDVMDPKLAPYYQDIYDHTLRTAEWSESLQDLVSNVREAHMNQQGFRLNDIMKKITSWAAIIAVPTMITGFYGQNVPYPGFDQSIGFWTSTILIIVGTVLLYRAFKKRNWL, from the coding sequence ATGGACCGTACCCGCCTGTATCGCAACGGCGTCCTGGAGGCCGAGGGCTTTCCCATCGACGACATCTCCGAGCACGTGGGGGACGAGTCCGCCGTCGTCTGGTTCGACCTCTGTTCGCCCACGCAGGCGGACCTGGCGAAGATCAGCGAGGAGCTGGGTCTCCACCCCCTGGCCGTCGAGGACGCGCTCCACAGCCACCAGCGTCCCAAGCTCGACACCTACGACAGTCACCTGTTCATCACCACCTACGCGGCGAGGCTCATGGAGGAGGGAATCGACTTCATCGAGGTCTCGATCTTCGCGACCAAGAACGCCCTGGTCACCGTGAGGGAGAACCCCGAGTTCGACATCGACGAGGTGCTCAGGCGCTGGGACGCCAACTCCGTCATGGTCAAGTTCGGGGTGCCGTACCTGCTGCACGGTCTGCTCGACTACATCGTGGACGGCTACTTCGACGTGCTGCAGGGGGTGGACGACCGGGTCGAGGAGCTGGAGGACAATCTCTTCCAGGACAATCCCGGGGACATGCCGCACATCCAGCGCCGGACCTTCGAGATGCACAAGAAGCTGGTGCGCTTCCGGCGGCTGGCGGTGCCGACGCGCGAGGTCGTGGGCAGCCTGCTGCGCAGGCAGGACGTCATGGATCCCAAGCTGGCCCCGTACTACCAGGACATCTACGACCACACCCTGCGCACCGCGGAGTGGAGCGAGTCCCTGCAGGATCTGGTGAGCAATGTCCGCGAGGCCCACATGAACCAGCAGGGGTTCCGGCTCAACGACATCATGAAGAAGATCACCAGCTGGGCGGCCATCATCGCGGTGCCCACGATGATCACCGGTTTCTACGGGCAGAACGTGCCCTACCCCGGCTTCGACCAGTCGATCGGGTTCTGGACCTCCACGATTCTGATCATCGTGGGCACCGTCCTGCTCTACCGGGCGTTCAAGAAGCGCAACTGGCTCTGA
- a CDS encoding putative RNA methyltransferase, producing the protein MLDDVVEHLACPVCGGSLELGERVLRCALGHGFDVARQGYVSLLTGSRVPGTADSAAMVAARDAFLGAGHYAPLAEAVAGACRTGAKVVADAGAGTGYYLARALDALPGATGVALDVSKHAIRRAARAHPRLGAVVADVWRPLPLGDGTIDVLLNVFAPRNGAEFARVLKGDGELVVVTPTSRHLAPLVERLGLLSVDESKERRVAESLSEHFVETGRSTLAFEMTLGHDAVEAVVGMGPSAWHTETEVMRRKIVELPELSLVEASFRMSIFKHHL; encoded by the coding sequence ATGCTGGACGATGTCGTCGAACACCTCGCCTGCCCGGTCTGCGGAGGCTCGCTGGAGCTCGGGGAGCGGGTCCTCAGGTGCGCCCTGGGGCACGGCTTCGACGTGGCCAGGCAGGGATACGTCAGCCTGCTGACCGGGTCGCGGGTGCCGGGAACGGCCGACAGCGCGGCCATGGTGGCGGCCAGGGACGCGTTCCTCGGCGCCGGGCACTACGCCCCGCTGGCGGAGGCGGTCGCCGGCGCCTGCCGTACCGGCGCGAAGGTGGTCGCGGACGCCGGGGCCGGGACGGGCTACTATCTCGCGCGGGCGCTCGACGCGCTGCCGGGAGCCACGGGGGTGGCACTGGACGTTTCCAAGCACGCGATCAGGCGGGCCGCGCGGGCCCATCCCCGGCTGGGGGCGGTGGTGGCCGACGTGTGGAGGCCACTGCCGTTGGGAGATGGCACGATAGATGTGCTTCTCAATGTGTTCGCCCCCAGAAATGGGGCAGAGTTCGCACGGGTGCTCAAGGGGGATGGTGAGCTCGTAGTGGTCACACCCACCTCACGGCACCTCGCGCCGCTGGTGGAGCGGCTGGGGCTCCTGTCGGTGGACGAATCGAAGGAGCGACGTGTGGCGGAGAGCCTGAGCGAGCACTTCGTCGAGACCGGCCGGAGCACTCTCGCGTTCGAGATGACCCTGGGGCATGATGCGGTCGAGGCGGTCGTGGGAATGGGACCCAGCGCCTGGCATACGGAGACGGAAGTTATGCGAAGAAAAATCGTAGAGCTTCCAGAATTGAGCCTCGTGGAGGCTTCTTTCCGTATGTCTATCTTTAAGCACCACCTGTGA